One window of Lepeophtheirus salmonis chromosome Z, UVic_Lsal_1.4, whole genome shotgun sequence genomic DNA carries:
- the wus gene encoding dnaJ homolog subfamily C member 22, whose translation MGSKSLCISYFLWLIGGWLGLHHFYLKRYKQSFIWFCLPGGFFGLGWIRDLWRIPTYVREANQSPDHTYETKKPPIRIGRIIGQMIVGNAFGVLIHLAIPEEGEIGIDLSPLRHVLTPIFVAFGIWMVGNIGKEKGSIFPTLIACYLVVFFIPIFVMTLIGVIIFQIFSRNWRLPEEESKSRVKSTVVLIILGLIYLGLIFSFLYFNFTVMTAAGDEIKFRHAIKNFLKSPAVQEFSKNLRKLFQHMLEFGFFSTAQQLMDSLDPLGEKNSLKVLDLPLNATQSEIKSKYKALSRIWHPDKFINTKEKDTAHSKFIAIQEAYEKLSSIKKQRSIKIKNSRHLDDEL comes from the exons ATGGGTTCTAAAAGCTTGTGtatctcttattttttatgGCTAATTGGTGGATGGTTGGGTTTACATCACTTTTATCTGAAACGTTATAAACAATCATTCATATGGTTTTGTTTACCGG GTGGTTTCTTTGGATTGGGATGGATTCGAGATCTATGGAGAATTCCAACCTATGTTCGAGAGGCCAATCAATCCCCGGACCATAcctatgaaacaaaaaaaccacCAATACGT ATTGGACGAATCATAGGACAAATGATTGTTGGAAATGCATTTGGAGTACTCATTCATTTAGCTATTCCAGAAGAGGGGGAAATCGGTATTGATCTTTCACCATTGAGGCATGTTTTAACTCCTATCTTTGTTGCGTTCGGGATATGGATGGTTGGTAATATTGGAAAGGAAAAGGGATCCATCTTTCCTACTCTGATTGCCTGTTACTTAGTAGTTTTCTTTATACCCATATTTGTGATGACATTGATTGGTGTtataatattccaaatattcTCCAGAAATTGGCGGCTTCCTGAAGAGGAGTCTAAATCGAGAGTTAAATCAACTGTTGTCCTAATTATTTTAG gactgatCTATTTGGGTCTCATTTTCTCATTCCTATATTTCAACTTCACTGTGATGACTGCTGCTGGTGATGAAATCAAGTTTCGACACgctattaaaaactttttgaagtCTCCAGCCGTGCAGGAATTCTCTAAAAATCTTCGTAAACTCTTCCAACATATGCTGGAGTTTGGTTTCTTTTCTACTGCGCAACAACTTATGGATTCCTTGGATCCACTAGGAGAAAAAAATTCCCTGAAGGTTTTAGATCTTCCTCTAAACGCTACGCAGtcagaaataaaatcaaaatataaagctTTGTCGAGGATATGGCATCcggataaatttattaataccaAGGAAAAGGATACAGCTCATTctaa